In Massilia violaceinigra, one DNA window encodes the following:
- a CDS encoding arabinose transporter produces MQLQPNAAAAAPRSLFVELFPITLTVFVAFLTLGLALPVLPLHVQSALSMSPLVIGIVVGSQFVAALLTRAWAGNTVDRRGAKRAVLLGLGLGACSGAACLASLGAPAGYGAVAILIGARVLLGCAESLVVTGALGWGVGLAGAQHAGKVMAWVGIAMYGAYAAGAPLGVFVYGRYGFAGIALAGVAIPLVALAIVAPVRALAPSHAVRVPFYKVLRAVWLPGLGLALSSMGFSVIAAFVALLFAARGWGDAALAFTAFGAAFIGARLLFGHLPDTLGGAKVALMCVLIEAVGQLLMWSAPSALVACAGAAITGFGYSLAFPGFGVEAVRRAPPQSRAAAMGAYVAFLDMSLAVSGPLAGLVAMRWEVGSVYLAGAVAVALSAFVALRLLVTRPA; encoded by the coding sequence GTGCAGTTACAACCGAATGCCGCGGCGGCCGCGCCGCGCAGCCTGTTCGTTGAATTATTTCCCATCACCCTGACCGTGTTCGTCGCTTTCCTGACGCTGGGCCTGGCGTTGCCGGTGCTGCCGCTGCATGTGCAGTCGGCGTTGTCGATGAGTCCGCTGGTGATCGGGATTGTGGTCGGCAGCCAGTTCGTGGCGGCGCTGCTGACGCGGGCGTGGGCCGGCAATACCGTCGATCGGCGCGGTGCCAAGCGTGCTGTACTGCTTGGTCTGGGGCTGGGCGCGTGCTCGGGTGCCGCTTGCCTGGCATCGCTGGGCGCGCCGGCCGGGTACGGCGCCGTGGCGATCCTGATCGGTGCGCGGGTGCTGCTCGGCTGCGCCGAGAGCCTGGTCGTGACCGGTGCGCTGGGCTGGGGCGTCGGCCTGGCCGGGGCGCAGCACGCGGGCAAGGTCATGGCGTGGGTCGGCATTGCCATGTACGGCGCGTATGCCGCCGGCGCGCCGCTCGGCGTGTTCGTGTACGGCCGCTACGGGTTTGCCGGCATTGCGCTGGCCGGCGTGGCGATTCCCCTGGTGGCGCTGGCCATCGTGGCGCCGGTGAGGGCGCTGGCGCCGTCGCACGCGGTGCGCGTGCCTTTTTATAAGGTATTGCGCGCGGTATGGCTGCCCGGGCTGGGCCTGGCGCTGTCGAGCATGGGGTTCAGCGTGATTGCCGCCTTTGTGGCGTTGCTGTTTGCCGCCCGCGGCTGGGGTGACGCGGCGCTGGCGTTCACCGCATTTGGCGCGGCGTTTATCGGCGCGCGGCTGCTGTTCGGCCATCTTCCCGATACGCTTGGGGGCGCGAAAGTGGCGCTGATGTGCGTGCTGATCGAAGCGGTCGGCCAGCTGCTGATGTGGAGCGCACCGTCGGCCTTGGTCGCCTGCGCCGGCGCGGCCATCACCGGGTTCGGCTACTCGCTCGCGTTTCCGGGCTTCGGGGTGGAAGCGGTGCGCCGCGCGCCGCCCCAAAGCCGCGCTGCCGCGATGGGGGCGTATGTCGCTTTCCTCGATATGTCGCTGGCCGTCAGCGGTCCGCTGGCGGGGCTGGTGGCGATGCGCTGGGAGGTGGGCAGCGTATATCTGGCTGGCGCGGTCGCGGTGGCGTTGTCCGCCTTCGTGGCGCTGCGCTTGCTGGTGACCCGGCCCGCCTGA
- a CDS encoding bifunctional nicotinamide-nucleotide adenylyltransferase/Nudix hydroxylase produces the protein MNQTSTDVAVLIGRFQPFHRGHVVLLQRALVSAPHVVLVLGSSFQARNAKNPFTWEERAAMIGATLSEEDRARVSFVAVRDYYDDSLWSAAVRKAVAQSAPDAAHVALVGHFKDASSYYLNHFPKWENIVVESERAIDATCVRRVFFEAEDLDISLSVLDDMVPPAVRQYLKAWALLPHYAALVEEHRRIVAYKTAWKSAPYPPIFTTADAVVVSGGNVLLIRRGGYPGKGQWAVPGGFVEQRERLLHAAIRELAEETKLALLGATLEGMLVDVKVFDHPDRSQRGRTITHAHFFDLQTENLPPVEASDDASHAAWIPIVELAGMEDQFFEDHFHILDSFLSLSEEPS, from the coding sequence ATGAACCAAACATCCACCGACGTCGCCGTCCTGATCGGCCGTTTCCAGCCATTCCATCGCGGGCACGTGGTGCTGCTGCAGCGCGCGCTGGTGAGCGCACCGCACGTGGTGCTGGTACTCGGCTCCTCGTTCCAGGCGCGCAATGCGAAAAATCCGTTCACCTGGGAGGAGCGCGCCGCGATGATCGGCGCCACCTTGAGCGAGGAAGACCGGGCACGCGTCAGTTTTGTCGCCGTGCGCGACTACTACGACGATTCCCTGTGGTCGGCGGCGGTGCGCAAGGCGGTCGCGCAAAGCGCACCGGATGCGGCGCACGTGGCGCTGGTGGGCCACTTCAAGGATGCGTCGAGCTACTACCTGAATCATTTTCCGAAATGGGAAAACATCGTCGTCGAATCCGAACGGGCCATCGACGCCACCTGCGTGCGGCGTGTGTTCTTCGAGGCGGAAGACCTCGACATTTCGCTCAGCGTTCTCGATGACATGGTGCCGCCCGCGGTGCGCCAGTATCTGAAAGCCTGGGCGCTGCTGCCGCATTATGCCGCGCTGGTGGAAGAGCACCGCCGCATCGTGGCCTATAAAACGGCATGGAAAAGCGCACCGTACCCGCCGATCTTCACCACCGCCGATGCCGTGGTGGTCAGCGGCGGCAATGTGCTGCTGATCCGGCGCGGCGGCTATCCCGGAAAAGGGCAGTGGGCCGTTCCGGGCGGCTTCGTCGAACAGCGCGAACGCCTGCTGCACGCGGCGATTCGCGAGCTGGCCGAAGAAACCAAGCTGGCGCTGCTCGGCGCCACGCTCGAAGGCATGCTGGTCGATGTCAAGGTATTCGACCATCCCGACCGCAGCCAGCGCGGGCGCACCATCACCCATGCTCACTTCTTCGATCTGCAAACCGAGAACCTGCCGCCGGTGGAAGCGTCGGACGACGCCTCGCATGCCGCCTGGATCCCCATCGTGGAGCTGGCCGGCATGGAAGACCAGTTCTTCGAGGACCACTTCCACATTCTCGATTCCTTCCTGTCGCTGAGCGAGGAGCCATCATGA
- a CDS encoding NUDIX hydrolase encodes MSAVICTVDIVLLTLVGEELAAVLLRREHDPFQGALAIPGGYVHPEDDLSAHDAAMRVIKDKTGIVAPYLEQLATFSGAERDPRGWSLSVAHYALVPYELLAARNDAAVHVVPLSQLGTLPFDHNEIIATALERLRNKSQYSSLPCFLAGDTFTLPQLQRIYELLLGETLNKVSFRRKMSEMDVLDPVDGQFEAAGAHRPAQLYRLKAALRKTLTLLERGL; translated from the coding sequence ATGAGCGCGGTGATCTGCACCGTCGATATCGTGCTGCTCACCCTGGTCGGCGAGGAGCTGGCGGCCGTGCTGCTGCGGCGCGAACACGATCCCTTCCAGGGCGCGCTCGCCATTCCGGGCGGCTATGTGCATCCGGAAGACGATTTGAGCGCCCACGATGCGGCCATGCGCGTCATCAAGGACAAGACCGGCATCGTCGCGCCCTATCTCGAGCAACTGGCTACCTTCTCGGGGGCCGAGCGCGATCCGCGCGGCTGGTCGTTGTCGGTCGCTCACTATGCGCTGGTACCGTACGAGCTGTTGGCTGCGCGCAATGACGCCGCCGTGCATGTCGTACCCCTGTCGCAGCTTGGAACGTTGCCATTTGACCACAACGAGATTATCGCCACGGCGCTGGAACGCTTGCGCAACAAAAGCCAGTATTCCTCCCTGCCCTGCTTCCTGGCCGGCGACACCTTCACCCTGCCGCAACTGCAGCGCATCTATGAACTGCTGCTGGGCGAGACCCTGAACAAGGTGAGCTTTCGCCGCAAGATGAGCGAAATGGACGTGCTCGACCCGGTTGACGGCCAGTTCGAAGCGGCCGGCGCCCATCGTCCGGCCCAGCTGTACCGCCTGAAAGCGGCGCTGAGAAAAACCCTGACCCTGCTCGAACGTGGCCTGTAG
- the pncB gene encoding nicotinate phosphoribosyltransferase has translation MVPIVHSLLETDLYKFTMWQALLHRHPAAQAEYAFTCRNQSAYPLSELKADVERELDHLCSLSFKPEEIAYLRGLRFIKSDFADFLTVFRFQRHFLSVETDGDALQIRATGPQVHVMGFEIYVLYIVNELYFRRFDQEAALAEGRKRLQAKIALLRGLASEPAKRHPFEFFDFGVRRRFSGAWHEEVVATLAREVPTYFKGTSNVYFAMKYKLVPIGTMAHEYLQSFQSFGVRLRDFQKAALEDWVQEYRGDLGTALTDVVGMDAFLSDFDLYFAKLFDGLRHDSGDPVEWGEKALAHYAKLRLDAHTRRLVFSDGLDLPTAFSLYRHFADRTMTGFGIGTNLSNDVGITPLNIVMKLMSCNGQPVAKLSDSKGKTLCKDETFLAYLRQVFNHPAA, from the coding sequence ATTGTCCCGATTGTCCATAGTCTGCTCGAAACCGATCTGTATAAATTCACGATGTGGCAGGCGCTGTTGCACCGCCACCCGGCCGCCCAGGCCGAATATGCCTTCACCTGCCGCAACCAGAGCGCCTATCCGCTCTCCGAACTGAAGGCCGACGTCGAACGCGAACTCGATCATCTGTGTTCGCTCTCGTTCAAGCCCGAGGAAATCGCGTACCTGCGCGGCCTGCGCTTCATCAAGAGCGACTTCGCCGATTTCCTCACCGTGTTCCGTTTCCAGCGCCACTTCCTGAGCGTGGAAACCGATGGCGACGCGCTGCAGATCCGCGCCACCGGCCCGCAAGTGCACGTGATGGGCTTTGAAATCTACGTCCTGTACATCGTCAACGAGCTGTATTTCCGCCGTTTCGACCAGGAGGCGGCGCTGGCCGAGGGCCGCAAGCGCCTGCAGGCCAAGATCGCCCTGCTGCGCGGCCTGGCCAGCGAGCCTGCGAAGCGCCATCCGTTCGAGTTTTTCGACTTCGGCGTGCGCCGCCGTTTTTCCGGGGCCTGGCACGAGGAAGTCGTCGCCACCCTGGCGCGCGAAGTGCCGACGTACTTCAAGGGCACCTCGAATGTGTACTTCGCCATGAAGTACAAACTCGTTCCGATCGGGACCATGGCGCATGAATACCTGCAAAGCTTCCAGTCCTTCGGCGTGCGCCTGCGCGACTTTCAGAAAGCCGCGCTGGAAGACTGGGTGCAGGAATACCGGGGCGACCTCGGTACCGCGCTGACCGACGTGGTGGGCATGGATGCCTTCCTGAGTGACTTCGACCTGTATTTCGCCAAGCTGTTCGACGGCCTGCGCCACGATTCGGGCGACCCGGTGGAGTGGGGCGAAAAGGCGCTGGCGCACTACGCCAAGCTGCGTCTCGACGCCCATACGCGCCGCCTGGTGTTTTCCGACGGTCTCGATCTGCCGACCGCGTTTTCGCTGTACCGCCATTTTGCCGACCGCACCATGACCGGTTTTGGCATCGGCACCAACCTGTCGAACGACGTGGGCATCACCCCGCTCAATATCGTGATGAAGCTTATGTCCTGCAATGGCCAGCCGGTCGCCAAGCTGTCCGACTCGAAAGGCAAAACGCTGTGCAAGGACGAAACCTTCCTGGCGTATCTGCGCCAGGTGTTCAATCACCCCGCCGCCTGA
- a CDS encoding RNA 2'-phosphotransferase — protein MSDSNRTVAISKFLSLILRHSPGTIGLTLDQNGWADIDELITRAAKHGKRITPELLLEVVADNDKKRFAISDDGKRIRANQGHSVAGVDLALVPVTPPPLLYHGTASRFTASIRDQGLIPASRHHVHLSADTATALSVGQRHGVPVVLTVQALALHEQGQEFYLSANGVWLTGPVNKRFITFP, from the coding sequence ATGAGCGACTCCAACCGTACCGTAGCAATCAGTAAATTCCTGTCCCTGATTCTCCGCCACAGCCCTGGCACCATCGGGCTCACGCTCGACCAGAACGGCTGGGCCGATATCGACGAGCTGATTACGCGCGCCGCCAAGCATGGCAAGCGCATCACCCCCGAACTGCTGCTGGAAGTCGTTGCCGACAACGATAAAAAGCGCTTCGCCATCAGCGACGACGGCAAACGTATCCGCGCCAACCAGGGCCACTCGGTGGCCGGCGTCGACCTCGCACTGGTGCCGGTGACCCCGCCGCCATTGCTGTACCACGGCACCGCTTCGCGCTTTACCGCGTCGATCCGCGACCAGGGCCTTATTCCCGCCTCGCGCCACCATGTGCACCTGTCGGCCGACACCGCCACCGCGCTGTCCGTCGGCCAGCGCCACGGCGTGCCGGTGGTGCTGACGGTCCAGGCACTCGCCCTGCATGAACAGGGCCAGGAATTTTATCTTTCCGCCAATGGTGTGTGGCTGACCGGCCCGGTGAACAAGCGCTTTATCACCTTCCCTTGA
- a CDS encoding TetR/AcrR family transcriptional regulator, with the protein MRPLPTPRKVPRQARSQHMVEQILQATARILEEHGYAGMNTNAVAARAGVSVGSVYQYFPNKDALITALHERHGAQMYAAIDAVLGGEEPRTLREQLAAMVHAWLVAHQLEPELHKVLEKEFPFFDAPSQDGAVDNNSFQCILHLLQRHKDEIGQPDPDLATWVLLRMMESLVHAAVMDAPARFAGADIERSIVDALEGFLRAGAARQGALA; encoded by the coding sequence ATGCGCCCTCTTCCCACGCCCCGCAAAGTGCCGCGCCAGGCGCGTTCCCAGCACATGGTCGAGCAGATTTTGCAGGCCACGGCTCGCATTCTCGAAGAACACGGCTACGCAGGCATGAACACCAATGCGGTGGCCGCCCGCGCCGGAGTGAGCGTGGGATCGGTCTACCAGTATTTTCCCAACAAGGATGCGCTGATCACGGCGCTGCACGAACGCCATGGCGCCCAGATGTACGCCGCCATCGACGCCGTGCTGGGCGGCGAAGAGCCGCGCACCCTGCGCGAGCAGCTGGCGGCCATGGTGCACGCCTGGCTGGTCGCGCACCAGCTCGAACCGGAACTGCACAAGGTGCTGGAAAAGGAATTCCCCTTCTTCGATGCGCCCAGCCAGGACGGTGCGGTGGACAATAATTCCTTCCAGTGCATCCTGCACCTGCTGCAACGCCACAAGGACGAGATCGGCCAGCCCGACCCCGACCTCGCCACCTGGGTGCTGCTGCGCATGATGGAGTCGCTGGTGCACGCGGCCGTGATGGACGCGCCGGCGCGCTTTGCCGGCGCCGACATCGAGCGCAGCATCGTCGACGCGCTGGAAGGCTTCCTGCGCGCCGGCGCCGCCCGTCAAGGCGCGCTGGCGTAG
- a CDS encoding cysteine hydrolase gives MKRNLHLLVIDPQNDFCDLPADYLPPPVGANAALAPALPVTGAHADMLRVADLIRSGQDGLAAISITLDSHHRFDVAHSSFWMDAQQGAINPFTQITAADVRQGKYLPRKASALPRVLAYLDALEAAGRYTLMAWPVHCEIGSWGHNVHADVRAAYNAWEDSALGMVGKISKGSNPWTEHYSAVQAEVPDADDDSTQVNQAFLSLLRGSDQVYISGEAGSHCVRATTEHIVANWDPRQLSQLVLLTDCMSPVTGFDAQYDDFVRDMRARGLQIAQAADIMPELLANARR, from the coding sequence ATGAAACGCAACCTCCATCTGCTCGTAATCGATCCGCAAAACGATTTCTGCGATTTGCCGGCCGACTATCTGCCGCCGCCCGTGGGCGCCAACGCCGCGCTGGCGCCGGCGCTGCCAGTCACCGGCGCGCACGCCGACATGCTGCGCGTGGCCGACCTGATTCGCAGCGGCCAGGATGGCCTGGCCGCGATCAGCATCACGCTCGACTCGCATCACCGCTTCGACGTGGCGCACAGTTCATTCTGGATGGATGCGCAGCAGGGCGCGATCAACCCGTTCACCCAGATCACGGCGGCGGACGTCAGGCAGGGCAAGTACCTGCCACGCAAAGCGAGTGCGCTGCCGCGCGTGCTGGCTTACCTCGATGCGCTGGAGGCGGCGGGCCGCTACACCCTGATGGCCTGGCCGGTGCACTGCGAGATCGGCTCCTGGGGCCACAACGTGCACGCCGACGTGCGCGCCGCCTACAACGCGTGGGAAGACAGCGCGCTGGGCATGGTGGGCAAGATCAGCAAGGGCAGCAATCCCTGGACCGAGCACTATTCGGCGGTGCAGGCCGAGGTGCCGGACGCCGATGACGACAGCACCCAGGTCAATCAAGCCTTCCTGAGTCTCTTGCGCGGGTCCGACCAGGTGTATATCAGCGGCGAAGCGGGCAGCCACTGCGTGCGCGCCACCACCGAGCATATCGTCGCCAACTGGGACCCGCGCCAGTTGTCGCAGCTGGTGCTGCTGACCGATTGCATGAGTCCCGTGACCGGCTTCGACGCCCAGTACGACGACTTCGTGCGCGACATGCGCGCGCGCGGCCTGCAGATTGCGCAGGCCGCTGACATCATGCCCGAGCTGCTGGCCAACGCGCGCCGCTGA
- a CDS encoding NAD+ synthase translates to MLKIAIAQLNPTVGDIDGNSGAIIAAMQRAAGQGADLAVFTELALCGYYPGDLLEEAAFLDRMQAGLQRVLEASRGLPGLVSVVGAVRANDGPGKPLFNALLAIRDGVIVAEYYKQLLPTYGVFDDRRHFEPGPEGACVLQVGDHRIGFLICEDGWNHEGRDYKVNPFTALREARPDLVVSINASPSDIGKRELRHKLFRTASVHNELPILYVNQVGGQDQLVYDGASFAVSPSQGIAFEAQRFSEDFQGIGFTQGRFSAADGFALPAPGADGLPVAEFARRQIVLGLQDYARRCGFSKVVVGSSGGIDSALTLALAVDALGPENVIAVTMPSAFSSEGSVSDSVALCRNLGITLFTHPILDLVKQYGIGFEGAFDRPLQGLPLENLQARVRGTILMAYSNASGTLLLTTGNKSEISVGYCTLYGDTNGGLGLIGDLYKTEVYALSRHVNQRAGRELIPDAVLTKPPSAELAPGQQDTDSLPEYEVLDEILKWHIEGRRLPAAEAALAEQFVAGLLADANGAALVKRIHGMVARNEYKRRQAPPIIRVRSRAFGSGRQLPIAAHY, encoded by the coding sequence ATGCTGAAAATCGCCATCGCCCAATTGAATCCGACCGTCGGTGATATCGACGGCAACAGCGGCGCCATCATCGCGGCCATGCAGCGCGCCGCCGGGCAGGGCGCCGACCTGGCCGTGTTCACCGAGCTGGCCCTGTGCGGCTATTATCCGGGCGACCTGCTGGAAGAAGCGGCGTTCCTGGACCGCATGCAGGCCGGCCTGCAGCGCGTGCTGGAGGCTTCGCGCGGCTTGCCCGGGCTGGTCTCGGTCGTCGGGGCCGTGCGCGCCAACGACGGCCCCGGCAAGCCCTTGTTCAACGCCTTGCTGGCGATTCGCGATGGCGTCATCGTCGCCGAGTACTACAAGCAGCTGTTGCCGACCTACGGCGTGTTCGACGACCGCCGCCACTTCGAGCCGGGCCCGGAAGGCGCCTGCGTGCTGCAGGTCGGCGATCATCGCATCGGCTTTCTGATTTGCGAGGATGGCTGGAACCACGAAGGGCGCGACTACAAGGTCAATCCGTTCACCGCGTTGCGCGAGGCCCGGCCCGACCTGGTGGTCAGCATTAACGCCAGCCCGTCCGATATCGGCAAGCGCGAACTGCGTCACAAGCTGTTTCGCACCGCGTCGGTCCATAACGAACTGCCGATCCTGTACGTGAACCAGGTCGGCGGGCAGGACCAGCTGGTGTACGACGGCGCCTCGTTTGCCGTGTCGCCGTCGCAGGGCATTGCCTTCGAGGCGCAACGCTTCAGCGAGGATTTTCAGGGCATCGGCTTTACGCAAGGCCGCTTCAGCGCAGCCGATGGCTTTGCGCTGCCAGCACCAGGCGCCGACGGCTTGCCGGTGGCCGAATTTGCGCGCCGCCAGATCGTGCTCGGCTTGCAGGATTATGCGCGCCGCTGCGGCTTTTCCAAGGTCGTCGTCGGTTCCTCGGGCGGCATCGATTCGGCCCTCACGCTGGCGCTGGCGGTGGACGCACTGGGACCGGAGAACGTGATCGCGGTGACCATGCCGTCGGCGTTTTCGAGCGAAGGCTCGGTCAGCGATTCGGTCGCGCTGTGCCGCAACCTGGGCATCACCCTGTTCACGCATCCGATTCTGGACCTGGTCAAGCAGTACGGCATCGGTTTCGAGGGCGCGTTCGACCGTCCGCTGCAAGGCCTGCCGCTGGAAAACCTGCAGGCGCGCGTGCGCGGCACGATCCTGATGGCGTACTCGAATGCGTCCGGCACCTTGCTGCTCACCACCGGCAACAAGAGCGAAATATCGGTCGGCTACTGCACTTTATATGGCGATACCAACGGCGGACTTGGCCTGATTGGCGACCTGTATAAGACCGAAGTCTACGCCTTGTCGCGCCACGTGAATCAGCGCGCCGGGCGCGAGCTCATTCCCGACGCGGTGCTGACCAAGCCGCCATCGGCCGAACTGGCGCCGGGCCAGCAGGATACCGACAGCCTGCCCGAGTACGAGGTGCTCGACGAGATCCTCAAGTGGCACATCGAAGGGCGCCGCCTGCCGGCCGCCGAAGCGGCGCTCGCCGAGCAGTTCGTCGCCGGCCTGCTGGCCGATGCAAATGGCGCGGCGCTGGTCAAACGCATCCACGGCATGGTTGCGCGTAACGAATACAAACGGCGCCAGGCGCCTCCGATTATCCGGGTGCGCTCGCGCGCCTTTGGCAGCGGCCGTCAATTGCCGATTGCCGCTCACTATTGA
- the ribB gene encoding 3,4-dihydroxy-2-butanone-4-phosphate synthase, translating to MLDYIDTAPASALANRIHAALGAMRAGVPVILTDDHDRENEADLIVAAERLTVETMALMIRECSGIVCLCLPPETVSALALVPMSARNGSRHGTAFTVSIEAREGVTTGVSAADRVATIRAAVAPDAQPGDVVSPGHVFPLAAKVGGVLARRGHTEGSVDLAVLAGLRPAAVLCELMNADGTMMRGAQIERFAADRDLPVLSVADIVAWRSGEA from the coding sequence ATGTTGGATTACATTGATACCGCGCCTGCCAGCGCCCTGGCCAATCGCATCCATGCCGCGCTCGGCGCGATGCGCGCGGGCGTGCCGGTGATCCTGACGGACGATCATGACCGCGAAAACGAGGCCGACCTGATCGTGGCGGCCGAGCGCCTGACGGTGGAAACGATGGCGCTGATGATCCGCGAATGCAGCGGCATCGTGTGTCTGTGCCTGCCGCCGGAAACGGTAAGCGCGCTGGCGCTGGTTCCCATGAGCGCGCGCAACGGCAGCCGGCATGGGACGGCGTTTACCGTGTCGATCGAGGCGCGGGAAGGGGTGACGACCGGGGTGTCGGCGGCGGACCGGGTGGCCACCATCCGTGCGGCGGTTGCGCCAGACGCGCAGCCGGGCGACGTGGTGAGCCCGGGCCATGTGTTTCCGCTCGCTGCCAAGGTTGGTGGCGTGCTGGCGCGGCGCGGCCATACCGAGGGATCGGTCGATCTGGCGGTACTGGCGGGCCTGCGCCCGGCGGCCGTGCTGTGCGAACTGATGAACGCCGACGGGACCATGATGCGCGGGGCGCAGATAGAACGCTTTGCGGCGGACCGGGATTTGCCGGTGCTGTCGGTGGCCGATATTGTGGCTTGGCGCAGCGGGGAGGCGTAG
- a CDS encoding sensor domain-containing diguanylate cyclase produces the protein MKADKHVPPVTDLDGKKRPLIAIAASFLLVVCISLVAVQGWSIYSARETQLAQSAAATANMARALADHADSTIELVDTILASVVESVQHDGITHYGERLHLHLIDHVSRTPSLQGMYIYDASGNWALHSLREPIPVLNNADREYFVYHKTHKDKLAHVGPPIRSRSTDTWVLPVSRRLEDKDGNFIGVALATVQLSFFRTFYDSFDIGKEGNITIALDSGALVMRRPYVQENIGTSIAKEPMFKQWRATPASRAVPVDLDTLDRMYSYRPLRRYPLFVAVGLSTDETLANWWANAYISTAWVVILLLILMWMGLRLFRQVTLRDELEEQLRNAQLALVTKNRSLKLLARNDGLTGIANRRLFDARLDAEFNRAVRDGTSLALVLLDVDFFKKYNDHYGHPAGDACLQFIGQCIRTGRRRAGNLAARVGGEEFAILLPNTDLYGAIVVAESVRRSIASAGREHQANPAGIVTISCGVHALVPTKGMESKQLVEAADKALYLAKSTGRNRVCPDAPAVSSRRERASILGS, from the coding sequence ATGAAAGCTGATAAGCATGTACCGCCCGTGACCGACCTCGATGGCAAAAAGCGGCCGCTGATCGCTATTGCCGCGTCGTTTCTGCTCGTCGTCTGCATTTCGCTGGTGGCGGTGCAGGGCTGGAGCATTTACAGCGCGCGCGAAACCCAGCTGGCGCAAAGCGCGGCGGCAACCGCCAACATGGCGCGCGCCCTGGCCGACCACGCCGACAGCACCATCGAGCTGGTCGACACCATCCTGGCCAGTGTGGTCGAGAGCGTGCAGCACGACGGCATCACCCATTACGGCGAGCGCCTGCACCTGCACCTGATCGACCACGTCAGCCGCACGCCATCGCTGCAGGGCATGTATATTTATGATGCCAGCGGCAACTGGGCGCTGCACTCGCTGCGCGAGCCGATCCCGGTGCTGAATAACGCCGACCGCGAATATTTCGTTTATCACAAGACGCACAAGGACAAGCTGGCCCATGTCGGCCCGCCGATCCGCAGCCGCTCGACCGACACCTGGGTGCTGCCGGTGTCGCGCCGCCTGGAAGACAAGGACGGCAATTTCATCGGGGTGGCCCTGGCTACGGTGCAACTGAGCTTCTTCCGCACCTTTTACGACAGTTTCGACATCGGCAAGGAAGGCAACATCACGATCGCCCTGGATAGCGGCGCGCTGGTGATGCGTCGCCCTTACGTGCAAGAAAACATCGGCACGTCGATTGCCAAGGAACCCATGTTCAAGCAGTGGCGCGCCACGCCCGCTTCGCGCGCCGTGCCGGTCGACCTCGATACGCTCGACCGCATGTACAGCTACCGTCCCCTGCGGCGCTACCCGCTGTTCGTGGCGGTGGGCCTGTCGACCGACGAGACGCTGGCGAACTGGTGGGCCAACGCGTATATCTCGACGGCGTGGGTGGTGATCCTGCTGTTGATCCTGATGTGGATGGGCTTGCGCCTGTTCCGCCAGGTGACCCTGCGCGACGAGCTCGAAGAACAGCTGCGCAACGCCCAGCTGGCGCTGGTGACCAAGAACCGTTCGCTCAAACTGCTGGCCCGCAACGACGGCCTGACCGGGATCGCCAACCGGCGCCTGTTCGACGCCCGTCTCGACGCCGAGTTCAACCGTGCCGTGCGCGACGGCACCTCGCTCGCGCTGGTGCTGCTCGACGTCGATTTCTTCAAGAAGTACAACGATCATTACGGCCATCCGGCCGGGGACGCCTGTCTGCAGTTCATCGGCCAGTGCATCCGCACCGGGCGGCGCCGCGCCGGCAACCTGGCCGCGCGCGTGGGCGGCGAAGAGTTTGCGATCCTGCTGCCCAATACCGACCTGTACGGGGCGATCGTGGTGGCCGAGTCGGTGCGCAGGTCGATTGCATCGGCCGGGCGCGAGCATCAGGCCAATCCGGCCGGCATCGTCACCATCAGTTGCGGCGTGCACGCGCTGGTGCCGACCAAAGGCATGGAGTCGAAACAGTTGGTCGAAGCGGCCGACAAGGCGCTCTACCTGGCCAAGTCGACCGGGCGCAACCGGGTGTGCCCGGATGCGCCGGCGGTGTCCTCGCGGCGCGAGCGCGCGTCGATCCTGGGCAGCTAG